The Brassica oleracea var. oleracea cultivar TO1000 chromosome C6, BOL, whole genome shotgun sequence genomic interval NNNNNNNNNNNNNNNNNNNNNNNNNNNNNNNNNNNNNNNNNNNNNNNNNNNNNNNNNNNNNNNNNNNNNNNNNNNNNNNNNNNNNNNNNNNNNNNNNNNNNNNNNNNNNNNNNNNNNNNNNNNNNNNNNNNNNNNNNNNNNNNNNNNNNNNNNNNNNNNNNNNNNNNNNNNNNNNNNNNNNNNNNNNNNNNNNNNNNNNNNNNNNNNNNNNNNNNNNNNNNNNNNNNNNNNNNNNNNNNNNNNNNNNNNNNNNNNNNNNNNNNNNNNNNNNNNNNNNNNNNNNNNNNNNNNNNNNNNNNNNNNNNNNNNNNNNNNNNNNNNNNNNNNNNNNNNNNNNNNNNNNNNNNNNNNNNNNNNNNNNNNNNNNNNNNNNNNNNNNNNNNNNNNNNNNNNNNNNNNNNNNNNNNNNNNNNNNNNNNNNNNNNNNNNNNNNNNNNNNNNNNNNNNNNNNNNAAAACACATAGAAGTGGACTGCCACAAGGTGAGACAGGCAGTGGAACAGCAAGTGATTCTTCCATGCTACACAAGAAGTGAAGATCAACTAGCTGACATATTCACCAAGGCAGCTGGCAGCAAGGTTTGTGAGTTCATTCATCCTAAGCTTGGACTCATAGACCTCTCTTGTCACTGATCCTCTTGCCACGAAGTGTTTTACTCTTTTTCCTTTGCTTGGTTTTTATCCCAAGTGGTTTTTTCAAGTAAAGGTTTTAATGAGGGAATGCTTCATGGTTTCCAAGCTTGACCAAGTCCCTATGGTCAAGCTTGAGGGGGAGTGTTGACATGAAGAGAATAAAGATCAAGAGTAAAGACATGAAGAACCTGATTGATCATGGACAGGAAATCATGGACAGAAAAACTAAAGCAAGGAAAGGTGTGAGACTGATTAAAATATCTTGCCTGAAGTCTTGGACGAATTTAAACAAGTGGAGGCAACTGGATAGAGCTGTTGGAGTGTGAAAACAAGCCAAAGTCACATGATATACTAAGGAAGGAAGAGAGAAGAGAGTTGTCACTATCCGAAAGTGACTTCCTCAGATCTGATATTCATTAGTTTATTCATCTTCATTTGTTTATTCATTCTCATTGTCTTATTCTCTTTGCTAGATCTATTTATGTAACTATTGTATACACTAAATCAATCTAAAGAAAAATGTTCCTCAAATATTTTTATCTCTTTCTTTTGAATTTCCCCATATATTTCTCTTAGTTCTTCACCAAAATCTCTCAAATAATTCTCATAAACTCTCATTAATTCTCTTAAATTTACAGAGAATGTTTTTTTTTTTAGGTGGGACTGATAAGGGTGAAAGTGAAACTGTTTGGTCGATGGTCTATGTGGATAATTCTGAACGGTTAATGTTTTCTACTTCAGTCCAATGAAAATGCTTCGAAGTATTGAAATCCAAAATGTATTGGAGCTAACCATAAATCATTTGAGAATGGTAGCATCGATTATGGCATCTGCATAACTGTAGATCAGGTAGATGATAGTAATTTAACGATGCAAGTCACCAGATTATAGTGACAGGAACAAGGGGAATGGTTAAGTTTGTCTTGTTGGATTCATCGAGCCTCTACATTTCTTTGCAGTTTTCTGATGTCTGATATTCAATTACTCAAATATTGAATCAACTGTACACAGGAAAAAAATGAATAACAAGTTACGACTTTCGTGTACAAATATATATATATATATATATATATATATATATATATATATCCTTATTGATTTACAATGGATATTTGTTATTCTTTCATCGTCTCCAAAGATGAATCCACCAAACTCCATAATCGTTTACTCAGCCATGCAGAGAGAACGAACCCCAACACTTTCTTGCAAGGTCGCTCGCTGGTGAATGTTAGCTGCTAAAAATTTCCTTTCCACGTCACTCGAGCATTAGATTTCTTCTTCAACAAGAATTAGCCTGAGAAAGGTAATTTATCATCACCACGATCTACAGCGTTCCTCCATAGTCTATACCGAACTCCGAGCTTGTCATAAGCAACAGGTAAGTTCCATATATTTGCACCATTCAACATCCTTTCTTGCTGTCCCAAAACCAACCGTAGATCTTCATTTAAGACCTGCAAAAAACAGATAAAAAAAACATCAAGATGATCGATATTCATTCATTTATTTCTTTACTTTTTTTACCTGTTCAGCGAAATGTCTCCAGAGATGTTCCATGAATGGTAGATTCTTCAATATTGGAGCAAAGTCTAGTGACATTCGGTATAGAAGTCTTGTCTTGTTTCTCGAAGAAGGTAAACAAACATGGAGTTGATGAAGATGTGTTGCACACTGCTCGGTGCTCTTTCCCTCTAGCTTCCCTGGTTTTGAGATTCCTATTGTCGATAACACGATACAAGGTGGTTTAAATTCCATATCGATTGGATACGGATCCCAGTATCCTTGAAGACCTGAAGATGGTGTTAAGAACTTTACCAAGCTGCAAGAAAAGAGAGAAAAGGCTTTAAAAAAAAAAACAGGGAGTCATTGTCAATACTGAAACAGCGTAATGAGATTTTAGAAAACAAAACCTTGGGACACTCCAGCCTTTTGCAAAAGTAGATGTGTGAGTGAATGGAGCATGCGCAAGATCCAAGAGATTATCTAGTAGCAACCCGTGTTCCACCGGTAGGTCCATTACAAGCTGAGATTATGTTAGAGAACAAAAATGAGATTTTAAATGACAGGAATCTACAACTGCTCAAAAAACTACTTGGAATCTACAAGATTTACCTCGGCATGGATTACAAACCCTGATGGAGGCTGTAAAGAAGGAAGTGTGGGTGAAGGTGGCTCATCACCGGGCCAAACCCAGACCATGCCGTCTTGTTCAAGACAAGGTATCGATTTTATCTTCACATTCAGTAGCTTTGTAGATGGCATCTTCGTACACTTTCCATCAGTTGAGTATTCCCATCCTACAAGATCACACTCGAAAAGATGCTCTAAATAAAATGGTTTAAAAATCAACAAAACACAGAGAATGAGTTACTAACCGTGGTAAGGACACTGGATACGACCATTGTTCACCGAGCCAAGATCAAGAGGACACGCTCTATGTGCACATGTGTTCCGTACACATCCTGGTTTCCCATCTTCCCCTCTGAAGATAACCCATGGTTGCTCAAAGCAGTCAATTGGTACCTTAAGGAGACGCAATATCATTTTTATTATATATATATATATATATTTTGGAATGACAGGGAAAAGACAAGAAAAAACATTTTATACCATACCATCGTGTCATGCTTAAGATCTGCAGTGAAAGCAACGGGATACCAAAAGTTCTTCAAGTGTGGACTATAAGGCTGAACGGGACCAGAAACATTCAAGCTTTTCCCACCAACCCTGTCTGAGTCCTGGACTGAGGTTGAATAGGAAGGTCTGTCTGATTCTGTCGCAACTCTAACTGGTAACAACCTATCATTAACCAATTCTTCCATGTGAGCTAACTTTTCTAGAGCAGTTGAAACCCTCGCTTCTGATATATGAACCTGTTTTAGATTTTGACTAAGAGTTAGAACAAGTGAGCACCAATATAAAAAAAAAAACGCAATTCTTAAGAACCTGTTGGTGTGCTTTCGCTAGTTCTTCCTGCAATCCAGCAAGTTCTTTCTTCACAGTACCAATAGACTTGTACTCACGAGCTAGAGGATTCAGTACATCAACGACCTGAGAGATACAATCAGTTAACTAATATGCTGAGAGGTCAATGTAGATGATAGATACTGTGGTGAGAAACAAACCTTGTCGTGAAGGAGCATGATGGTAAGAAGATCTTGACGAGCACGCCAATCCAGATATTGGATATCGAGCCTAGCAACTTCAAGCGCTTGGTTTACATCCATGAACTTGCCTTTGCCTTTATAAGGAGGAGGAGGAGTTTTTGATCTAGGATCCTCCACATCAAACAAATGCCCCCATTGATTCTTTTTCTCAACTAACCCACTATCTTCCCCAAACACAGCAAAAACCCTGAACTCTCCCTGAGAAACAAACAATAATCATTCAAAAATGAAACCTTTTCTAATGCCACAACAAAAACCCAAGATCTCAAAAACAGATGTCAAGTAAAGTTACACCTTCTTTCTGGTGACTTGAGATGATCTAGTTTTACAGAAGGATATGGGTAGAGATAAAGCAGAAGACGTAAACACGGCGGCGTTCATGGCGTCGTCACCGGAAGGAACGAAAGAGATAATAGACAAAGAGATTAGAGAGACAAAAGGGATTTTACTTTTTTATTAATTCGAATTTTTTGTTGATAAGAGAAGCGAGTTCTTCGCGATCTAAGCAAACCTCCGAAAAGATGACACGTGTACAAACATTGCCAATGAAGATGTACATGTGGCGGTACTATCATCCACATGATGATGAAGATGGATTTGCCAGCTCGGATTCTCCGAGATATCTTTGGCTATCTTTTGTTTTTCGAATTCTTACTGTTTTTTGTCATTTTCCTTCTTTGGTTTTCCATCACTAGTTTCTTTTGGCGAAAAACATTTGTTTTTAGAACATCTCCGATCCCTAGCTATTTTCACTTCTATATGCTATAATAGAGGAAAAAATAGCATTTATCTATTATAGAGTCATACTTTTTTATTTTTAAAATAGTCTTTTAACTTTCAAATTTTTTATAGTTGTAACTAAAATAATTATATTTATAGAAAAATACAGCTTTTGTAGGAATATAATAACATTTTTTTATTTACATAATAGTCTTTTAACAAAACTTTAGTTTAAAAAAATTCATAAGTTTATGAAAATATTTTAAAAATTAAAAATAAATAGGGTTAGTTATCAACTTTTATAAACAAAATGTATCTTTTGTAAAATTAAAATAGAATCTTTTGAAAATATTCCTTTATAGAGGTAAAAATAGAGAAATACATTGGAAAGAAACTCATCTCTATTTTAGAGGTAAAAATAGGGGAATACATTGGAGATGGTCTTACAAAACTGGGACAAAGCTTCTTTTTTTTTTTTGCATCGAAAGCTCCATATAGCACCAACCAAGTCTAGACCTCAGAGTTAACAAAAACAAAAGCCACGAGACGGAGCACCTTTCGCAAGGCGATTGATATCACTTAAATTAGCCTAAGTAGTGATTTATACTCTCTCAAATAAGAAGTCGAATTGTAGTACTTAGGGATCGAATTCACAGGGAGCTAGGGAACCTAATAGATCAAATTTGATTTGTTAAGTAAGAAGTTTTTAAGATTTAAAATGTAAATTTGCAGTTTTGGTTGAGCAAGTAATTGCTCGATTAATTGGTTCAGGTTTTGGTGCTTAAAAGGAAATAGCTAGACTTAGGGTTTCTATTCAGGAAACTTGGAATTATAATCCTACAGATGCCTAATGAGTTGCATGCATGATAATGTAAAGCTCAACTGTCAATTCAACAAGTCCATCAGCTATCGCATGTTTGAACTCGTCTATTAACTATATCTAATGACCCAAACAGATGTGTTCGATCAATAGCAGTGTCTATCGATGATCCTATAGGGATTTCGGTCGATACATCTTTCGCTCCGTCAATCGATTATCCAATATGAATATCGATCGACGCGCTTCTAGTTAAGCTTTATACGCGGGTTGAATGAATGCTTACAAAGCTCACTAGATCAGCTCTCGCCTTACTCTTAGCAAGAAACTTAGCTCAGTTAGAATGTTTTCAGGATGAAAATGAAGCTCTCGCTTTTATCTATCAATTCTAGGGCAAGTTCTAGGTAGTTAATCTAGAAACATGCATTAATGAACAATCCTAATGACAATTACCACAACTTAGCAATCTATAGTTGGGGATAATCCTTCATAATCTATTTAAACCCTAAATCTAACAGTGGAACTACTTAGACATGGTCAAGCAATTCATGAAAGCAATTAGGTTAGAAAACTTCATAGAATAGTAAAATAGATATTAATGGAGTTCCAATCACAAATTATAACTTTGGATCTTCTCTCCAACTATCACAATCCTAAAACCTTTAGCTGAAAGTAATAAATATAAAAACACAGAAAAGCACACTTTGCCTCTGACATGGTGGAAAAGTTTATATAGTTAGGTTAAAACTCGTCAAGAGTAATCTTGTAAATTGGTGAAGACTTGGGCTTCAAGTTGGCTGTGACCAAACAGGCTTTCAGCGTGCTTCGTTGTCGATCGATGTTCAAGTGTGAACATCGATCGATATTCCTCCTCCAATATCGACTGATGGTCGAGCTCGATGGTCATCTCGGGTGCTTGCTCCAAATATATCCAAAATGCTCCAAAATCATCACTTATCTCTAAATCACTTCCTGATCTTATAAATATAAAAATAGACTCTATAATATAATAATAGATAGTAAAAACACCTATAAACTATAGACGAAAATGGGTCAAATCCATGGTCTATCAGCGATCAGCTCGGAGGTTCTTTAAACGTGAGACAAAAGAAATGGAGCATAACAAAAACTTAGAACGAAGAGTAAGGAATTCATCAAACTCAGCCATAAGACTTGGCCATTCTTCTTCTTCCTCAATGAGCCTAACTAGTTGCAGGCAATCTAATTCAAAGGCCATCGATTCGTGACCGAGAATTAGCGAGGATTTCATGGCCCACAGCAGAGTACCGAACTCTGCGTGTAGGGGAGACAGCGCTCGGTTACTAGCAAATGAACCGAAGGTTGTAGTCCCATCCTCATTCTCTATCACGAGTCTGCCACCATAACGAGCATCATCTCCTTTCCATGACGCGTCAAAACGGTCTCTGTGGCGGTCTATACAGTAGCTCCGGCGTAGAAGTGTTGGCGTTCTCCTATGTTACTTCCGGGGTGATTTGCGCCAGTCGCCAACTCTCCGCCTCTGACGTCGCTGATTGTATCACTTCCATCGGCGAGATCTCCTTGTTATCAAAGACCTTTGCATTACGCGCCTTCCACAGGAACCAGATGATCGATGGGGTGTAATATGCTGAGAGGTCAATGTAGATGATAGATACTGTGGTGAGAAACAAACCTTGTCGTGAAGGAGCATGATGGTAAGAAGATCTTGACGAGCACGCCAATCCAGATATTGGATATCGAGCCTAGCAACTTCAAGCGCTTGGTTTACATCCATGAACTTGCCTTTGCCTTTATAAGGAGGAGGAGGAGTTTTTGATCTAGGATCCTCCACATCAAACAAATGCCCCCATTGATTCTTTTTCTCAACTAACCCACTATCTTCCCCAAACACAGCAAAAACCCTGAACTCTCCCTGAGAAACAAACAATAATCATTCAAAAATGAAACCTTTTCTAATGCCACAACAAAAACCCAAGATCTCAAAAACAGATGTCAAGTAAAGTTACACCTTCTTTCTGGTGACTTGAGATGATCTAGTTTTACAGAAGGATATGGGTAGAGATAAAGCAGAAGACGTAAACACGGCGGCGTTCATGGCGTCGTCACCGGAAGGAACGAAAGAGATAATAGACAAAGAGATTAGAGAGACAAAAGGGATTTTACTTTTTTATTAATTCGAATTTTTTGTTGATAAGAGAAGCGAGTTCTTCGCGATCTAAGCAAACCTCCGAAAAGATGACACGTGTACAAACATTGCCAATGAAGATGTACATGTGGCGGTACTATCATCCACATGATGATGAAGATGGATTTGCCAGCTCGGATTCTCCGAGATATCTTTGGCTATCTTTTGTTTTTCGAATTCTTACTGTTTTTTGTCATTTTCCTTCTTTGGTTTTCCATCACTAGTTTCTTTTGGCGAAAAACATTTGTTTTTAGAACATCTCCGATCCCTAGCTATTTTCACTTCTATATGCTATAATAGAGGAAAAAATAGCATTTATCTATTATAGAGTCATACTTTTTTATTTTTAAAATAGTCTTTTAACTTTCAAATTTTTTATAGTTGTAACTAAAATAATTATATTTATAGAAAAATACAGCTTTTGTAGGAATATAATAACATTTTTTTATTTACATAATAGTCTTTTAACAAAACTTTAGTTTAAAAAAATTCATAAGTTTATGAAAATATTTTAAAAATTAAAAATAAATAGGGTTAGTTATCAACTTTTATAAACAAAATGTATCTTTTGTAAAATTAAAATAGAATCTTTT includes:
- the LOC106300459 gene encoding chlorophyllide a oxygenase, chloroplastic-like, translating into MNAAVFTSSALSLPISFCKTRSSQVTRKKGEFRVFAVFGEDSGLVEKKNQWGHLFDVEDPRSKTPPPPYKGKGKFMDVNQALEVARLDIQYLDWRARQDLLTIMLLHDKVVDVLNPLAREYKSIGTVKKELAGLQEELAKAHQQVHISEARVSTALEKLAHMEELVNDRLLPVRVATESDRPSYSTSVQDSDRVGGKSLNVSGPVQPYSPHLKNFWYPVAFTADLKHDTMVPIDCFEQPWVIFRGEDGKPGCVRNTCAHRACPLDLGSVNNGRIQCPYHGWEYSTDGKCTKMPSTKLLNVKIKSIPCLEQDGMVWVWPGDEPPSPTLPSLQPPSGFVIHAELVMDLPVEHGLLLDNLLDLAHAPFTHTSTFAKGWSVPSLVKFLTPSSGLQGYWDPYPIDMEFKPPCIVLSTIGISKPGKLEGKSTEQCATHLHQLHVCLPSSRNKTRLLYRMSLDFAPILKNLPFMEHLWRHFAEQVLNEDLRLVLGQQERMLNGANIWNLPVAYDKLGVRYRLWRNAVDRGDDKLPFSG
- the LOC106297140 gene encoding chlorophyllide a oxygenase, chloroplastic-like — encoded protein: MNAAVFTSSALSLPISFCKTRSSQVTRKKGEFRVFAVFGEDSGLVEKKNQWGHLFDVEDPRSKTPPPPYKGKGKFMDVNQALEVARLDIQYLDWRARQDLLTIMLLHDKVCFSPQYLSSTLTSQHITPHRSSGSCGRRVMQRSLITRRSRRWK